In Candidatus Binatia bacterium, a single window of DNA contains:
- a CDS encoding B12-binding domain-containing radical SAM protein: MKICLIAPKNPESFWTFDRILPSLGKKCVFPNLSLPTVAGITPPGHDVVLMDENVEPIDFDVDAEIVGLTGYVIHKKRIFELAAEFRRRGKFVVVGGPFASLCPEELRGKVDVIFVDEAEYTWPQFLREYEAGNWRAEYHQGEKPNMHDSPLPRFDLLKADRYRTMTIQFARGCPFNCEFCDIIVMYGRRPRTKSVEQVMAEVREIHRLGIRNVFVVDDNFIGNKKEAKDLLRALAVWQQQHEYPIELMTEVTLNVAQDDELLHLMRGANFTTIFVGIESPRAASLQETHKTQNLRESILDSVHRIQAAGMEIMAGMIVGFDHDDPTIFDEQFRFIQEARIPVSMTGMLNAMPKTPLYQRLKEAGRLLAESVGDQFVFTNIVPEGMSRLQLYEGYKNLLQRLYSYRNYRRRTMQFILNKGSQIQARLLAGGSDLRIFRHVLWTCMVRTSPRRAWMTFRLLLETALRRPRMFRDAVTFALLHKHLYEYMRTTCARIDELVTEIKLLPDDLRLLPRGDGPLAADGGNPR, from the coding sequence ATGAAGATCTGCCTGATTGCTCCGAAGAACCCCGAGTCCTTTTGGACCTTCGACCGCATCTTGCCGAGCCTCGGCAAGAAGTGCGTGTTTCCGAATCTGTCCCTGCCGACGGTGGCGGGGATCACGCCACCGGGTCATGACGTCGTCCTGATGGACGAGAACGTCGAGCCGATCGACTTCGACGTCGATGCCGAGATCGTCGGACTGACCGGTTACGTGATCCACAAGAAGCGGATTTTCGAATTGGCCGCCGAGTTCAGGCGTCGCGGCAAGTTCGTGGTCGTCGGTGGGCCGTTCGCTTCGCTCTGTCCCGAGGAGCTGCGCGGCAAGGTGGACGTGATCTTTGTCGACGAGGCGGAGTACACGTGGCCGCAATTCCTGCGCGAGTACGAGGCGGGGAACTGGCGCGCGGAATACCATCAGGGCGAGAAGCCGAACATGCACGATTCGCCGTTGCCGCGGTTCGATCTGTTGAAGGCCGACCGGTACCGGACGATGACCATACAGTTCGCCCGCGGGTGTCCGTTCAACTGCGAGTTCTGCGACATCATCGTCATGTACGGCCGGCGTCCGCGCACCAAGTCGGTCGAACAGGTCATGGCCGAAGTGCGCGAGATCCATCGGCTCGGCATCCGCAACGTCTTTGTCGTCGACGACAACTTCATCGGCAACAAGAAGGAAGCCAAGGATCTGCTGCGGGCGCTCGCCGTCTGGCAACAGCAGCACGAGTACCCGATCGAGTTGATGACCGAAGTGACGTTGAACGTCGCGCAGGATGACGAGCTATTGCATCTGATGCGGGGGGCCAATTTCACGACGATCTTCGTCGGTATCGAGTCGCCGCGTGCCGCCAGCCTGCAGGAAACCCACAAGACACAGAATCTGCGCGAGAGCATCCTCGACTCCGTTCATCGCATCCAGGCCGCCGGGATGGAGATCATGGCGGGGATGATCGTCGGTTTCGACCACGACGACCCAACCATCTTCGACGAGCAGTTCCGGTTCATCCAGGAGGCGCGCATTCCGGTTTCGATGACCGGCATGCTCAACGCCATGCCGAAGACGCCGCTGTACCAGCGACTCAAGGAGGCGGGGCGGCTCCTCGCCGAGTCGGTCGGCGATCAGTTCGTGTTCACCAACATCGTGCCGGAAGGCATGTCGCGCCTGCAGCTTTACGAGGGCTACAAGAACCTGCTGCAGCGGCTCTACAGTTACCGCAACTACCGCCGTCGGACGATGCAGTTCATTCTCAACAAGGGCTCGCAGATTCAGGCCAGATTGCTGGCGGGCGGCAGCGACTTGCGCATCTTCCGGCATGTGCTGTGGACGTGCATGGTGCGCACCTCGCCGCGGCGGGCGTGGATGACGTTTCGTTTGTTGCTGGAGACCGCACTGCGCCGGCCGCGCATGTTCCGCGACGCGGTCACCTTCGCACTGCTCCACAAACACCTGTACGAGTACATGCGGACAACGTGCGCGCGCATCGACGAGCTGGTTACGGAGATCAAGCTGCTTCCGGACGACCTGCGGCTGCTGCCCCGGGGCGACGGTCCCCTGGCGGCGGACGGCGGCAACCCGAGGTGA